TACAGTACTTGCAGAAGCAATTTATAGCGAAGGCCTTCGCAATGTTACAGCGGGTGCAAACCCAATGGATATTAAGCGTGGTATTGAAAAGGCTGTAAAAACAGTTGTTCTAGAGCTTAAAAAAATTAGCAAGCCTGTTCAAAATAAAAAAGAAATCTCTCAAGTTGCAACCATTTCTGCTAATAACGATTCTGAAATTGGAGACATTATTGCAGAAGCCATGGAGCGCGTTGGTAAAGATGGTACAATTACAATAGAAGAGGCAAAAGGCTTTGAAACTGTTTTAGATGTTGTTGAGGGCATGAACTTTGATAGAGGTTATTTATCTGCTTACTTCATGACAAATCCAGAGACACAAGAAACCGTCCTTGAAGATGCCTATGTCCTTATCAGCGAAAAGAAAATCTCTTCTATGAAAGAATTTTTGCCTATCCTTCAAGCAGTCGCAGAAACAGGAAAGGCTTTGCTCATCATCGCAGAGGATGTTGAGGGTGAAGCTCTTGCAACACTCGTTGTCAATAGATTGAGAGGCGGATTAAAAGTATGTGCTGTCAAGGCTCCTGGTTTTGGTGACAGAAGGAAAGCTCTACTTCAAGATATTGCCATTCTTACAAGTGCTCAAGTCGTTTCAGAAGAACTTGGCCTAAAATTAGAAACTGTTGGCATCGACATGCTTGGCCGTGTGAAAAAAGCCGTTATCAGTAAGGAAGAGACAACACTTGTTGAGGGTTCTGGTAAAAAAGAGGCTGTAAAAGAGCGCGTTCTTCACATTAAAAAGCAAATAGAAGAGTGCACATCCGATTACGATAAAGAAAAGCTGCAAGAACGCCTTGCAAAGCTTACTGGCGGCGTTGCTGTCATTCGAGTGGGTGCTGCAACTGAAGTTGAAATGAAAGAGAAAAAAGACCGAGTTGAAGATGCTCAGCATGCAACAAAAGCAGCTGTTGAAGAAGGCATCCTACCAGGTGGTGGAACAGCGCTTGTTCGCTGCATTCCTGCAGTTGAAGAGCTTGCTGCCAAATCTTCTGGCGATGAAAAAGTGGGTATGCTTATCATTGCAAGAGCACTGAGCTCCCCTCTTCGTCAGATTGCAGAAAATGCAGGCCAAGAGGGCCCTATTGTTCTTCAAAAAGTACGTAGCCTTGGCGTTAACCATGGCTATAACGCACTTACTGATGAATATGTAGACATGATTTTAACTGGTATTCTAGATCCAACAAAAGTTGCAAGATTTGCACTTGAAAGTGCAGCTTCCATTGCTTCTATGCTTCTTACAACAGAAGCTATCGTTGCTGATATTCCAGAAGAAAAAGCTGCTCCTGCAATGTCTCCTGGCATGGACTACTAATATTTAAAAGCCCTATCTTATCCGTAAGGCCTCCTATTTGGAGGCCTTTTTTCTTTTTTTAAAATTTTCATTTATGTATACACAAACAAGTTCAAGAATAGACTTCTTGCATAATTAGCTTTGCTTAGAAAAATTGAAATTTTTTGAGTAGATTTATTGATAAATTTTTCAAGCATATGTGAACATACATATGGTTGAAAAATTTAACGATAAAGATGTCAAAAAAGACAATTTTAACAAGCAAATGTAATTACGCAAGAAGTCTAATTGTTTTTTGACTGCGCCAAAGCTTTCGCGTTGTCAAAAACCAATTCTTGAACTTGTTTGTGTATAAGCTGCAGAAAAAACATTCCTAAAGGTGTAAAAATGAAAAAAATTATTTTGTTTCTTGTTATTATTCTTGCTGTTGTTATCATCCTTGGCCTCTTCTATCTCAATGCCAATAGCGCATCAATTATTTCCACATTCCTTTCTAATCAGTTCAAATCAGAAGTTGTAGTAGAGAATGCAAGCCTTGGATTTGGAGAAATTGAACTTTCTGGTGTTAGAATCGTGAATCCTACGAGTGGATCTATAGCCGATAATTTTAAAGCTGAAAAAGTTGATGTCAAATTTGATTATACTACGCTATTTAAGGATACCATTAATATTCAAGCAATTACCATCAAAAATCCTACTATCTATATAGAACTTAATAATTTGACAGGTAGTGATAACAATTGGAAACCTATATTTAAGAGCCTCTCTTTCCAAGATGTACCTCCACATCCCAATGAAAATGGTGTTTCAAAAGTTAAAAAACTAGTTGTTATTGATACACTCACGATTGATAATCTTAATATACAAGCACAACACAGCTTGCTTGGGCCTTACTCTTTGAATATTCCCATTAAAGACCACATTGTTTTTCATGATTTAACGAACCACCAAGCTCTTGCCTATAAGGCAGCGCTTACCGTTATTTTTAAAAGCTTGCTTGAATCCCTCACCTATCTCAAAGGGTTCAAAGAAATTTTTAAAGATATACAGCTCTCTCCTGCAATTCCTGCTGACATCTTTACAAATATTAGTGCACAAGCACCCAAAGAAGCACCAGAGCAACCTTTACCTTCAAAAAATGTAACGAAATGGCAAGAATTAAAAGATGAAGTTCAAGAGGCTCCTAAAAAAGTTAAGGAGTTCTTTAACGACCTCTTTCGATAAAGTTTGATCAAACACAAATTCTATTTGCGGAAAAAGTAGAGACTCATCTAAGATCTGTGCTTTCCAAATAGTATTTGGTTTTCTATTCCGGATTAGCTCAGCGGTAGAGCAGTGGACTGTTAATCCATTGGTCGCTAGTTCGAATCTAGCATCCGGAGTTTCTTTCTTGAGTTTTGCAATTCGCTCTGCTATTTAGAATTTTTATTTTTCTAAGCTGTTTACTCTCTTCTCGTAACAGTAAGATCATATCTTAAAGCATGAATAGCGAACAACTTCTTTACAAATGTTCGCCGAAAATGCAGCAACTTCATCACACAAGATGTTTCGTCTTCTGCTCCCAGACTAATACTAGTATCACTCGACATAATGAGTTATCCTCTGTGTTAAGATGTGAAGGTTTTTTTACAGAGGATATTTTTTATTTTTCTTCCCTTCTTGTCTAGAAAAAAGTAATATTTTTTATTTTAGATTGAATCTTTCTCTCGTAAAAGCGTTGCGCTCATAATTGCTGTTAACCATGACCTTTTTGCACAATTTACTGGACATTAACAATAAAAAATACTATCTCTATAAATCCAAAAAAAGATCACAATTCTTTTTGAGATTATTCAGGGGATTATTGGATGAGATTTGCACTGATTTTTTTAGCGATTATAGTTTTAAACATAAAACTGTTTGCCGGTTCTGCTAGCTGGATTCAAGACGGCGGCAATTGGTCCGAGCCAAGTACTTGGGATCCTCATACAGTTCCAAATAGTTCTAGTGATGTTGCAACGTTTACTGATGCCGCAGGTACTTTTGCCGGTGGCAATGTAG
Above is a genomic segment from Chlamydiales bacterium containing:
- the groL gene encoding chaperonin GroEL (60 kDa chaperone family; promotes refolding of misfolded polypeptides especially under stressful conditions; forms two stacked rings of heptamers to form a barrel-shaped 14mer; ends can be capped by GroES; misfolded proteins enter the barrel where they are refolded when GroES binds), which encodes MAKDIRYKEDARQKILNGVKTLAQAVKVTLGPKGRNVIIDKSFGAPHITKDGVTVAKEIELEDRHENMGAQMVKEVASKTADKAGDGTTTATVLAEAIYSEGLRNVTAGANPMDIKRGIEKAVKTVVLELKKISKPVQNKKEISQVATISANNDSEIGDIIAEAMERVGKDGTITIEEAKGFETVLDVVEGMNFDRGYLSAYFMTNPETQETVLEDAYVLISEKKISSMKEFLPILQAVAETGKALLIIAEDVEGEALATLVVNRLRGGLKVCAVKAPGFGDRRKALLQDIAILTSAQVVSEELGLKLETVGIDMLGRVKKAVISKEETTLVEGSGKKEAVKERVLHIKKQIEECTSDYDKEKLQERLAKLTGGVAVIRVGAATEVEMKEKKDRVEDAQHATKAAVEEGILPGGGTALVRCIPAVEELAAKSSGDEKVGMLIIARALSSPLRQIAENAGQEGPIVLQKVRSLGVNHGYNALTDEYVDMILTGILDPTKVARFALESAASIASMLLTTEAIVADIPEEKAAPAMSPGMDY